In Xyrauchen texanus isolate HMW12.3.18 chromosome 27, RBS_HiC_50CHRs, whole genome shotgun sequence, one genomic interval encodes:
- the LOC127620791 gene encoding type I iodothyronine deiodinase-like: MGTSVGYAFRKLLVYVSSVAMICFAIVHTFLLKLLSIISPGLTKKIIVKLGEASTMTQNPKFKYEDWGPTFFSLAFIKTVFYVNWCSLGLDAFEGHAAPDTAVVTIDAEKTSIFSFLKGNRPLVLSFGSCTUPPFLYKLDEFKQLVKDFSDVADFLVVYIAEAHATDGWAFVNNVDISVHNNLEERLAAAQVLVKEDPLCPVVVDEMTNITASKYGALPERLYVLQGGKVIYQGGIGPWGYSPAAIRKVLEKIK; the protein is encoded by the exons ATGGGGACCTCAGTTGGATATGCGTTCAGAAAACTTTTGGTGTATGTATCATCTGTGGCCATGATCTGTTTTGCGATCGTGCATACGTTCCTGTTGAAACTCTTATCAATCATATCACCAGGCCTGACAAAGAAAATCATAGTTAAACTTGGAGAGGCGTCGACGATGACCCAAAATCCCAAATTCAAATACGAAGACTGGGGTCCGACTTTCTTTTCTCTGGCGTTCATTAAAACAGTGTTCTATGTAAACTGGTGCTCGCTGGGCCTGGATGCGTTTGAGGGACACGCAGCCCCAGACACAGCTGTTGTTACCATTGATGCAGAGAAAACTAGTATTTTTAGttttcttaaag GTAACCGTCCACTTGTTCTGAGTTTTGGAAGCTGCACATGACCCCCATTTCTCTACAAACTTGATGAGTTCAAACAGCTTGTCAAGGACTTCAGTGACGTGGCAGATTTCCTTGTTGTATATATTGCTGAGGCACATGCGACTG ATGGTTGGGCCTTTGTAAACAATGTAGACATAAGTGTGCATAACAACTTGGAGGAGAGACTGGCTGCAGCCCAGGTCCTGGTCAAAGAAGACCCCCTCTGCCCTGTTGTAGTGGACGAGATGACCAACATCACTGCCAGCAAGTACGGTGCCCTTCCTGAGCGACTCTATGTCCTTCAGGGTGGGAAAGTTATCTATCAA GGTGGCATTGGACCTTGGGGGTACAGTCCTGCAGCCATTCGCAAAGTTCTGGAGAAAATTAAATAA